The Actinocorallia herbida DNA window GTTCGGAGGGGTTCGGGGATACTGGGAGGGTGTTTCGGGAGCGGGTGGTGCGTGGGGGAGTGGTCTGGGAGAACGGGTCGCCCGGGCCCCATCGGGTGTTGCCGGACGGGTGTCTTGATCTGGTGTGGGCGGGGGGTGAGGTGGTCGTCGCGGGGCCGGATACGGGGTTTCGGGTGGTCTCCGGTGGGGGTGGGGTGGTCTTGGGGCTGCGGTTCACGCATGGGATGGGGCCTGTGGTGCTCGGGGTTCCGGCCGTGGAGCTGGTCGATCGTCTTGTGCCGCTCGCCGATCTGTGGGGCGGTGCGGAGGCGGAGCGGCTCGCCGAGCGGCTGGCGGAGGCGTCCGCGCCCGGGGCGGTGCTCGCCTCGCTCGCCGCGCGGCGGATGGGGGAGGCGGGGCCTGATCCGCTGGCGGCCGAGTTGTTCGCGGGGCCGGTGGGGTCGGTGGCGGGGCTCGCGGGGCGGGTGGGGCTCAGCGAGCGTCAGTTGCACCGTCGGGCCCTTGCGTCGTTCGGGTACGGGGTGAAGACGCTGATGCGGGTCAGGCGGCTCAGCGGGGCGCTGGACCTCCTGCGGGAGGGCGTGGCGCCCGCCGAGGCCGCCGTGCGGGGCGGTTACGCCGACCAGGCGCACCTCGGGCGCGAGGTCAAGGCGATGACGGGGCTGCCGCCGTCGGCGTACCGCCCGGCGCGGTGATCACGGAAGCGGGCTGAAGAGGTCGACGCCGTTGCCGTCGGGGTCGTGGACGATGGCGTAGCGCTGGCCCCATGGGGCGTCCCAAGGCTCCTTGCCGTGGTAGCCGGCTTCGTTGAGCCGGCCGTAGGCGGCGTCCACCTCGGCGGGCGAGTCGAAGGCGAACGCGAGGCTCACCCGCGACGAGCCCCGCGGGGCCGTCCACCGCGGGTCGAAGCTTCTGATCGTCTCCACGGTGTCCCAGGCGAGCCGCAGCCCGCCCGGCAGGACCGCCTCGACGTGCGGTGAGGACTCGGCCCCGTCCGGAAGGTCGAGGCCGAGCCGACGGTAGAAGGCCAGCGACGCCGCCATGTCGGCGACGACGAGGCCGATCAGATCCAGATGAGCTTTCATGCACGCAACGCTACGACGCGGCCGGGACGCCTGTCTTGAACGAATCGGACGTCCCGGCCGCACCCGCGCCTACTTCACCAGGTACGGCAGTCCGTTGTTGCCGGGCCTGCCGCCCTGGGGGATGCGGACGAGCTGGGGGTCGTGGTCGCTGGCCTTCTCGGCGAACTCGACGTTGATGTGCACGACGCCGTAGCCGAAGCTGCGGATCGACGGGCTCAGCAGGATGTGGTCGAGCACCTGGGAGTTGCCGTCGTAGATGTAGCTGTAGCGCTCGCTCGGCCGCAGGGTCTCGATCAGCGGCTTCAGCGCCCTGCCGTTGCCGGTGAGCGTCTTCAGGGCGGGCGAGAACTGGTAGTCGTTGATGTCGCCCAGGACGACGACCTCGGCCTTGCCCTTGCTCAGCCGGTCCAGGTCGTCGACGAAGGCGTTGACCTCGGCGGCCTGCTGGAGCCGCTGGGTCTCCGAGGAGCGCACGGGCGGCTGGGTGCGGCCGTGCAGGGGCTGGTCGCCGCCCTTGCTGTTGAAGTGGTTGGCGATGACGAAGAGCTGCCTTCCGCGGAAGGAGAACTCTCCGGCGAGCGGCTTGCGGCTGTCGGTCCAGGCGGCGCTGCCGGGGTTGATCCGGCCGGGAGAGGCGGAGAGGGAGACCTTGTCGCCCTTGCCGTCGACGACTTGGACGGCCGTGGTGGAGTCGCCTCCGGCCCGGTCGACGAACTCCACGCCGCGCGCGGGGTTGAACAGGAACACCTGGCGGATGTTGCCGCCGGGGGCGCCGCCGTCCTCGTGCGCGACCGGGTCGATCTGGCGCCACTCGTAGGCGGGTCCGCCCGCCGCCTGGATGGCCGCGGTGAACTTCGCCAGGGTCTGGTCGGCGGCCACGGTAGGGTCGTCGGTTCCGCCCGTGGTGCCGGTGTTGTCCTGGATCTCCTCCAGGGCCACGATGTCGGGCGAGCCGAGGTTGTGCACGATGCCCTCGGCGAGCTGAGCGAACTTGGCGGCGCCGTCGCCCGCCGCGAGGTTCTCCACGTTGTAGGTGGCGATGCCGACGGTCCTGCTGTTCGCCGGGAGCGGCGCGACGACCTGGCGCTGGATGCCGCCGTCCTGCTCGGTGCCGAAGGCCGACGCGTAGATGGAGTACCCGCCGTAGTTCTGGTAGTGCAGCGGCCCGGAGGAGGTGCCCTTGAGGGTGTCCCCTACGTCGACGGTGGGGGCGGTGCCCAGCGCGTGGAGCTGGATGCGGCCGCTGTTGGGGTCGTCGTACCCGGTGTAGACGGTGCCGCCGCGCTTGGTGCGGTTCTGGCGGGCGCGGGTCTGCACCCAGATCTCGCCGTAGGCGGTGGCCGAGACGGCGCGCACGTCGGTGACGGACACGACCATGCCCTCGTGGGCCTCGAGCCAGTCCAGGGCGGTCGCCGAGGGGTCGACGGCCAGGTCGTCGAGGTAGCCGTCGACCGTGTACTTCTCCGGCATGGCGACGGGCACGGCCGCGGGCACGGGGTTGCCGGAGGAGACCTTCGTGTAGACGGGGAGGGTCAGCTCGGTGAGCGTCTGGTTGGCGGAGGTGGTCGGGTAGTACTCCTTGACCACGCCGGTCACCAGGACGGCGTCGCCGACCGCGACCGCGGGCGCGAAGTTCCCGGTGTAGACGAAGAGGCCCTCGCTGGTCGCGGCGTCGTCGTCGGGCTCGGTGTCCTGGATCCAGAACCCGTCGGAGGTGACGGCGGTGACGACGCCGGGCACGCCCGTGACCTTCTGGTCCTTGGCCGGTGAGACGCGCCCGGCGCCCTGCACGTCGTGGATGCGCTTGTCGCCCGGCTCGGTGGGGGGCTCCTCGGTGCCGCCGCCGGGCGTCACCTGGAGCATGGTGCCCGCGGCGTTGGTCGGGTTGGGCAGCTGCACCGCGAAGTCGGCGGAGTTGTCGTCGGTGTCGGCCAGGCCCTCCTTGCGGCCCGCCGAGGAGTTGTTCGCGAGCGTGCCCGCCGCCGACGTTTCACGTATGACTGCCGTGCCGTAACCGACGAGGTCCTTGATGGAGCCGTCGGCGGCGCAGTCGGCGAGGGTCTTGCAGGCGAGCGGCGTGGTGCCCGCGACCAGCGCGACGACGCCGCTGCCCGCGGCCATCGGGATGGTCCCGGTCACATCGGGCGCGGGCAGCGCCACGGCGGTCGCCGAACCGCCATCGGCCTCCTTGACCAGGAAGCGCTTGCCGGGCGCGACGGTCCCGCTCAGCGGCGTGACCTGCCACTGGGTGCTCGCGCCGGGGCTGGCGGGCGCGTACTGGACGCTGTAGCCGGTGAGGTCGAAGGGCGCGGTCC harbors:
- a CDS encoding VOC family protein, with the protein product MKAHLDLIGLVVADMAASLAFYRRLGLDLPDGAESSPHVEAVLPGGLRLAWDTVETIRSFDPRWTAPRGSSRVSLAFAFDSPAEVDAAYGRLNEAGYHGKEPWDAPWGQRYAIVHDPDGNGVDLFSPLP
- a CDS encoding lamin tail domain-containing protein, which gives rise to MATPHATPRRTSRFGWLLATASLPVALAVAPPAHAASADLVIAEVYGGGGNSGSVLKSDFVELANAGTAPFDLTGYSVQYAPASPGASTQWQVTPLSGTVAPGKRFLVKEADGGSATAVALPAPDVTGTIPMAAGSGVVALVAGTTPLACKTLADCAADGSIKDLVGYGTAVIRETSAAGTLANNSSAGRKEGLADTDDNSADFAVQLPNPTNAAGTMLQVTPGGGTEEPPTEPGDKRIHDVQGAGRVSPAKDQKVTGVPGVVTAVTSDGFWIQDTEPDDDAATSEGLFVYTGNFAPAVAVGDAVLVTGVVKEYYPTTSANQTLTELTLPVYTKVSSGNPVPAAVPVAMPEKYTVDGYLDDLAVDPSATALDWLEAHEGMVVSVTDVRAVSATAYGEIWVQTRARQNRTKRGGTVYTGYDDPNSGRIQLHALGTAPTVDVGDTLKGTSSGPLHYQNYGGYSIYASAFGTEQDGGIQRQVVAPLPANSRTVGIATYNVENLAAGDGAAKFAQLAEGIVHNLGSPDIVALEEIQDNTGTTGGTDDPTVAADQTLAKFTAAIQAAGGPAYEWRQIDPVAHEDGGAPGGNIRQVFLFNPARGVEFVDRAGGDSTTAVQVVDGKGDKVSLSASPGRINPGSAAWTDSRKPLAGEFSFRGRQLFVIANHFNSKGGDQPLHGRTQPPVRSSETQRLQQAAEVNAFVDDLDRLSKGKAEVVVLGDINDYQFSPALKTLTGNGRALKPLIETLRPSERYSYIYDGNSQVLDHILLSPSIRSFGYGVVHINVEFAEKASDHDPQLVRIPQGGRPGNNGLPYLVK
- a CDS encoding helix-turn-helix transcriptional regulator produces the protein MVWENGSPGPHRVLPDGCLDLVWAGGEVVVAGPDTGFRVVSGGGGVVLGLRFTHGMGPVVLGVPAVELVDRLVPLADLWGGAEAERLAERLAEASAPGAVLASLAARRMGEAGPDPLAAELFAGPVGSVAGLAGRVGLSERQLHRRALASFGYGVKTLMRVRRLSGALDLLREGVAPAEAAVRGGYADQAHLGREVKAMTGLPPSAYRPAR